A genomic segment from Ignavibacteriales bacterium encodes:
- a CDS encoding rhodanese-like domain-containing protein, producing the protein MNRLKYFVILTVVFMSALGCAQQNSSNSYTMEQFKAKLKNDKELIVLDVRTPQELAGLLGKIENAINIPVQELESRIAELEKYKDKEIAVICRTQNRSSVAATFLSKNGYNVKYVLGGMTAYSQK; encoded by the coding sequence ATGAATCGATTAAAATATTTTGTAATTCTCACGGTTGTTTTTATGTCTGCATTAGGCTGCGCACAGCAAAATTCATCCAACTCTTATACAATGGAACAGTTTAAAGCTAAATTAAAAAATGATAAAGAATTAATTGTGCTGGATGTTAGAACTCCACAGGAATTAGCCGGTCTGTTGGGCAAAATAGAAAATGCAATTAATATTCCCGTTCAGGAATTAGAATCCAGAATTGCAGAACTTGAAAAATATAAGGACAAGGAAATTGCTGTAATCTGCAGGACACAGAATAGATCCTCTGTCGCGGCAACATTTCTTAGTAAAAACGGCTATAACGTAAAATATGTCCTTGGTGGTATGACTGCCTATAGTCAGAAATAA
- a CDS encoding sigma-70 family RNA polymerase sigma factor has protein sequence MEESNLVELAKSGDRQALAQLVKNNEQTVYNFSYKICRDRDKAEHIMQETFFSMIKSLHQFDGNSKISTWLYRIVSNHCLMLARKDKSRTFVSIDNDDDLYEDKYTADWSNIPNQDIENTELKKILDDSIDKLSPEYRIVFLLRDVEGLSTEETAEMTELSVPAVKSRLHRARAFLRKELNEAFSR, from the coding sequence ATGGAAGAATCAAATTTAGTAGAACTTGCAAAATCGGGAGATAGACAGGCCCTTGCCCAGTTAGTTAAAAATAACGAGCAAACTGTTTATAATTTTTCATATAAAATTTGCAGGGATAGAGACAAAGCTGAACATATAATGCAGGAGACTTTTTTTAGCATGATAAAAAGCCTGCATCAATTTGATGGAAACTCCAAAATATCTACCTGGTTATACAGGATAGTTTCTAATCATTGTTTAATGCTTGCTAGAAAAGATAAATCAAGAACTTTTGTTTCGATTGATAATGATGATGATTTGTATGAAGACAAGTACACTGCAGATTGGTCTAATATTCCAAATCAGGATATTGAAAACACAGAGTTGAAAAAAATATTGGATGATTCAATTGATAAACTAAGTCCGGAGTACAGAATTGTTTTTTTACTTCGTGATGTTGAAGGATTATCTACAGAAGAAACTGCTGAGATGACTGAATTATCAGTGCCTGCAGTAAAATCAAGATTACACAGAGCAAGAGCATTTTTAAGAAAAGAATTAAACGAGGCATTTAGCCGATGA
- the miaA gene encoding tRNA (adenosine(37)-N6)-dimethylallyltransferase MiaA has protein sequence MKYDLITILGCTATGKTKLAVELATNFNGEIISADSRQVYRGMNIGTGKDLTEYNINDKTIPHHLIDVIDPENEFNLYTFQQLFYKSFHAIKNNHHLPFLVGGTGLYLSSVLQNYNLNKADFENEFNKFSSFSDDELRELLLKLNLEMHNTTDLTDRDRIIKAIAVSKSHQNKIEQLKINSLTIGVNLPRDEIKKRITARLKRRLDEEGMIDEVKLLMDSGVSYDKMIFLGLEYKFIAQYLKGELNKNDMFQKLNSAIHAFAKRQLTWFRKMEKEGVAINWIDGPDFNKAKELIEMEFS, from the coding sequence ATGAAATATGATTTAATTACCATTCTAGGATGCACGGCAACCGGTAAAACAAAACTTGCTGTTGAACTTGCTACAAATTTTAATGGGGAAATAATTTCTGCAGATTCACGTCAAGTTTATCGAGGAATGAACATTGGAACAGGGAAAGATTTAACTGAATACAATATTAATGACAAAACAATCCCCCACCATTTGATTGATGTTATCGATCCAGAGAATGAATTTAATCTGTATACATTTCAACAACTTTTTTATAAATCATTTCACGCAATTAAAAATAATCATCACCTTCCCTTTCTTGTTGGCGGTACGGGCCTGTATTTAAGTTCAGTGCTGCAAAATTATAATCTCAATAAAGCAGATTTTGAAAATGAGTTTAATAAGTTTTCATCATTTTCTGATGATGAGCTTAGAGAATTACTTCTTAAATTAAATCTTGAGATGCACAACACAACCGATTTAACTGATAGAGATCGAATCATAAAGGCAATTGCAGTTAGTAAATCGCACCAGAATAAAATTGAACAGCTAAAAATAAATTCATTAACAATCGGTGTAAATCTTCCCCGTGATGAAATTAAAAAGAGAATTACCGCAAGACTTAAAAGGCGACTTGATGAAGAAGGAATGATTGATGAAGTAAAATTATTAATGGATTCCGGTGTAAGTTATGATAAGATGATTTTCTTAGGATTAGAGTACAAGTTTATTGCACAATATCTTAAAGGCGAGTTAAATAAAAATGATATGTTCCAAAAATTAAATTCCGCAATACACGCCTTTGCAAAAAGACAACTGACCTGGTTTAGAAAAATGGAAAAAGAGGGAGTGGCAATTAATTGGATTGATGGCCCTGATTTTAACAAAGCAAAAGAATTGATTGAAATGGAGTTTTCATAA
- a CDS encoding cyclic nucleotide-binding domain-containing protein, whose amino-acid sequence MSSNKTIELIKSNDLFKGLDFTTLNIPFDAKNFLEFKEGDIIYSSGQPSDFVYLIINGEIKIKLNSLKRLFFKSPNEFFGETEVLQNEQRSSSALANSDCLIYKIDANLFSKLQTESASFNGNLLSDKKNEVINTPVLKTTPEPIPSEPIIPKIEPELKSEPVQVEINNLVDVKPKYQTSIDLDKIKIKHYEQEPDLDAFIQKKYLESDNKSLKKNLIGDPDDLTNWIITEGTLEEVGVNKSQSSVTSKSKTNEKGLSFSNPTQNFENQFGLESDGYKSPSPPQPSADINKICKEILDYLLLKTDSHIGAIYLFSQDSQMLEEIYQTNESIYKVKRSIKDGITGLAAKEKEVRFAVSFLNDINYNQDVDRPNDFTGESLIVIPFVDDKKNILGIAQIGSNETMFTKEEERKIKEYAVLTSKVLQQSLYLGSQSNVGSKSELGQSANFIMQDVKAPLLTIKHYSSLLSRFDLPEEVKKVIGLLSAQANSVIDLVQSSIDFTEKNKKIKLEVVNFNEVMDHNLTLLSDYVESRNVKLFKKLAEDVRVKIDKRKFYVACYYVSRFACDMMKSGGNLYFSSQIENSNIVLSIKDGNKIAPNDLEKVFDPGFTGSTNENLGLSLAISKFIIESMNGSIKLESSDTGTTYLVSIPILF is encoded by the coding sequence ATGAGTTCTAATAAAACAATTGAGCTAATCAAATCAAATGATCTGTTCAAAGGATTAGATTTTACAACCTTAAATATTCCATTTGATGCTAAAAACTTTTTAGAATTTAAAGAAGGCGACATAATTTATTCATCAGGCCAGCCTTCTGATTTTGTTTACCTGATAATTAATGGTGAAATAAAAATAAAATTAAATTCCTTAAAGCGTCTTTTCTTCAAATCACCAAATGAATTTTTTGGTGAAACCGAAGTGCTGCAAAATGAGCAAAGAAGTTCATCTGCTTTAGCCAACAGTGATTGTTTGATTTATAAAATTGATGCAAACTTATTTAGCAAACTTCAAACAGAGTCTGCATCATTTAATGGAAATTTATTAAGTGATAAAAAGAATGAAGTAATTAACACTCCAGTTTTAAAAACAACTCCGGAGCCGATCCCTTCTGAACCAATCATCCCAAAAATTGAACCTGAATTAAAATCGGAACCCGTACAAGTTGAGATTAATAATCTTGTCGATGTAAAACCCAAATATCAAACATCAATTGATCTTGATAAAATTAAAATTAAACATTATGAACAGGAACCTGATCTTGATGCATTTATCCAGAAAAAATATTTAGAGAGTGATAATAAATCTTTAAAGAAAAATTTGATTGGTGATCCAGATGATCTGACAAACTGGATAATTACAGAGGGAACTTTGGAAGAGGTTGGTGTTAATAAATCACAATCCTCGGTTACCTCTAAATCAAAAACAAATGAAAAAGGGTTGTCATTTTCTAATCCCACTCAAAATTTTGAAAATCAATTCGGGCTGGAGTCTGATGGTTATAAATCTCCATCTCCACCACAACCATCTGCTGATATTAATAAAATTTGTAAGGAAATTTTAGATTATCTTTTATTAAAAACAGATTCGCATATTGGCGCCATCTATCTTTTCTCACAGGATTCACAAATGCTCGAGGAAATTTATCAAACTAATGAATCAATTTACAAAGTAAAGAGATCAATTAAGGATGGCATAACAGGTTTAGCAGCAAAAGAAAAAGAAGTAAGATTCGCAGTTTCGTTTCTGAATGATATAAATTACAATCAGGATGTTGATCGCCCAAATGATTTTACAGGCGAATCTTTGATTGTTATTCCCTTTGTTGATGATAAAAAAAATATACTCGGCATTGCGCAAATAGGATCAAACGAAACTATGTTTACTAAAGAGGAGGAAAGAAAAATTAAAGAGTACGCTGTTCTTACTTCAAAGGTTTTGCAGCAGAGTTTATATTTAGGTTCGCAAAGTAATGTGGGCAGTAAATCGGAACTTGGTCAAAGTGCAAATTTTATAATGCAGGATGTAAAAGCTCCACTGCTAACTATAAAACACTATTCATCTCTTCTTTCAAGATTTGATTTACCAGAAGAAGTTAAAAAAGTAATTGGATTACTTTCAGCCCAAGCTAATTCTGTAATTGATTTGGTACAATCGTCAATCGATTTTACTGAAAAAAACAAAAAGATAAAATTAGAGGTAGTAAATTTTAACGAAGTAATGGATCATAATTTAACTTTACTTTCTGATTATGTTGAATCGAGAAATGTAAAGTTGTTTAAAAAACTTGCGGAAGATGTGAGGGTAAAAATTGATAAAAGAAAATTTTATGTGGCGTGTTATTATGTTTCAAGATTTGCATGTGATATGATGAAAAGTGGAGGCAATTTGTACTTTAGCAGCCAAATTGAAAATTCCAACATTGTTTTAAGTATTAAAGATGGAAATAAAATAGCGCCTAATGATTTAGAAAAAGTTTTTGATCCAGGATTTACGGGCAGTACAAATGAAAATCTTGGATTAAGTCTGGCAATATCAAAATTTATAATTGAGTCTATGAATGGGTCTATAAAATTAGAGTCTTCAGATACAGGTACAACTTATTTGGTTTCTATTCCAATTTTGTTTTAA
- the serS gene encoding serine--tRNA ligase, whose product MLDIKLIRENPEKVKQGIANKNEKNRIDELLELDKQRRDIIAHADELKAKRNSVSQQVGQMKKSRQDATEIIAEMKRVGDEITEYDTKLRTIEDEMDIILRLIPNLPHSSVPVGKSAEENVEVRRWLPDGFKFENEFKPMDHVELGKKLNILDFERGAKISGSGFPLYKGKGATLERSLINFMLDYHLQNHNYSEIFPPFLVNKESLRGTGQLPKMEEDMYTIEKDGLYAIPTAEVPITNIHRDEILNEKELPIKYVGYSACFRREAGSYGKDSKGFLRVHQFNKVEMVKFVKPETSYDELELLVKDAEDILQALNIPYRILMLCSGDLSFSAAKCYDIETWSPAENKWLEASSCSNFEDFQGRRANIRFRNEQTKKPEFIHTLNGSGLATSRLMVSLLETYQTPEGKIVVPKALHKYTGFNIID is encoded by the coding sequence ATGTTAGATATAAAACTTATTCGTGAAAATCCTGAAAAAGTAAAACAAGGGATCGCAAACAAGAATGAGAAGAACAGGATTGATGAGCTTCTTGAACTTGACAAACAACGTAGAGATATTATAGCGCATGCTGATGAATTAAAAGCAAAACGAAATTCTGTTTCACAGCAAGTGGGACAAATGAAAAAATCCAGACAGGATGCAACCGAAATTATTGCAGAGATGAAACGCGTTGGTGATGAAATTACTGAATACGATACGAAACTTAGAACTATTGAAGATGAAATGGATATAATATTAAGATTAATTCCAAATCTTCCGCATTCATCAGTTCCGGTTGGAAAATCTGCTGAAGAAAATGTTGAAGTTAGACGATGGTTGCCAGACGGATTTAAATTTGAAAATGAATTTAAACCAATGGATCACGTTGAACTTGGTAAAAAACTTAACATACTTGATTTTGAACGTGGTGCAAAAATCAGCGGCTCAGGTTTTCCTTTATACAAAGGTAAAGGCGCAACACTAGAACGTTCACTTATCAACTTTATGCTAGATTATCATTTACAGAATCATAACTACTCAGAAATTTTCCCACCATTTCTTGTAAATAAAGAATCGTTACGCGGTACAGGCCAGCTTCCTAAGATGGAAGAAGATATGTACACAATAGAAAAAGATGGTTTGTATGCGATTCCCACAGCAGAAGTACCTATTACAAATATCCATCGTGATGAAATTCTTAATGAAAAAGAATTACCTATAAAATATGTTGGTTATTCGGCTTGTTTTAGAAGAGAAGCCGGATCATATGGAAAAGACTCAAAAGGATTTTTACGAGTTCATCAGTTCAATAAAGTTGAGATGGTAAAGTTTGTAAAACCTGAAACGTCTTACGATGAACTTGAATTACTTGTTAAAGATGCTGAAGATATTTTACAGGCATTAAATATTCCATACAGAATTTTAATGTTATGTTCCGGTGATTTAAGTTTTTCTGCAGCAAAGTGTTATGATATTGAAACATGGTCACCAGCAGAAAATAAATGGCTGGAAGCCTCATCCTGTAGTAATTTTGAAGATTTCCAGGGTCGCAGAGCAAATATTCGTTTTAGAAATGAGCAAACTAAAAAACCGGAATTCATTCATACACTAAATGGCAGCGGCTTAGCAACAAGCAGATTGATGGTTTCTTTGCTAGAAACTTATCAAACTCCTGAAGGAAAAATTGTTGTTCCAAAAGCTCTGCATAAATACACGGGATTTAACATTATTGATTAA
- the aspA gene encoding aspartate ammonia-lyase, with protein sequence MQKPEIKEFLKHIQLFKELNDSQLDAVCNKVIIENYSANSFLFSENNIRKNLFLIYDGKVELFKRTPYGGEQRLSVFSKYDFLGEGAIMDDSPHSTSARAKIDSRVLILTRDSFKELMKEQNETALAILSSIGRVISRRMSAANTRVINVAAQYQSGRTRSEHDLLGDREVPHEYYYGVQTLRALENFNISGVTLNFYPVLIEALAMVKKAAALANNELGLLSKPITGAIVEACDEIINGKLHSHFVVDMIQGGAGTSTNMNANEVIANRALEILGLEKGDYQYCHPNNHVNLSQSTNDAYPTSVKIALINSNKKLTEVLQELVQSFRNKAKEFSHIIKMGRTQLQDAVPMTLGQEFEAYAVMLNEEVQRLEQNVKLFLEVNMGATAIGTGINSHPDYSETVINHLGDVTGLSIMLAGNLVEATQDTGAFIMYSSAVKRLAVKLSKICNDLRLLSSGPRTGINEINLPPMQPGSSIMPGKVNPVIPEVVNQIAFKVIGNDLVVTMAAEGGQLELNVFEPVIVQSLFESIEMLKNGMMTLKEKCIDGITANEDRCRVLVEKSIGIVTALNPALGYETCTKLAKEALDTNRGVYELVLEKKLLSKTELDDLLKPENMIKPR encoded by the coding sequence ATGCAAAAACCAGAAATAAAAGAATTCTTAAAACACATTCAGTTATTCAAAGAATTAAATGATTCGCAACTTGATGCTGTGTGTAACAAAGTAATAATTGAAAATTATTCAGCAAACAGTTTCCTCTTCAGTGAAAATAATATCCGAAAAAATCTTTTTTTGATTTATGATGGTAAAGTGGAATTATTCAAGCGAACTCCATATGGCGGAGAACAGAGATTATCAGTCTTTAGCAAATACGATTTTCTTGGTGAAGGCGCAATAATGGATGATTCGCCGCACTCAACATCTGCACGAGCAAAGATTGATTCAAGAGTTTTAATACTTACCCGCGATAGTTTTAAAGAACTAATGAAAGAGCAAAATGAAACGGCTCTTGCAATTCTTTCAAGTATTGGAAGAGTTATTTCACGAAGAATGAGTGCTGCAAATACTCGTGTTATAAATGTTGCTGCGCAATATCAGTCTGGCAGAACCAGAAGCGAACACGATTTACTTGGTGATAGAGAAGTGCCTCACGAATATTATTACGGTGTACAAACTTTGCGCGCATTAGAAAATTTTAACATAAGCGGAGTTACACTAAATTTTTATCCGGTTTTGATTGAAGCTCTTGCAATGGTTAAAAAAGCTGCTGCTTTGGCTAATAATGAACTTGGACTTTTATCAAAACCAATTACCGGTGCAATTGTGGAAGCTTGCGATGAAATAATTAATGGAAAACTACATTCACATTTTGTTGTAGATATGATTCAGGGCGGCGCGGGAACATCCACAAATATGAACGCTAATGAAGTGATTGCGAATCGTGCTCTTGAAATTTTAGGATTAGAAAAAGGTGATTATCAATATTGTCATCCAAATAATCATGTAAATTTATCTCAATCCACTAACGATGCTTATCCAACTTCTGTTAAAATTGCACTTATCAATTCAAATAAAAAATTAACAGAAGTACTTCAGGAATTAGTTCAGTCATTTAGAAACAAAGCAAAAGAATTTTCTCATATAATTAAGATGGGAAGGACACAGTTGCAGGATGCAGTTCCTATGACACTTGGACAGGAGTTTGAAGCTTATGCTGTAATGTTGAATGAAGAAGTTCAGCGGCTTGAGCAAAATGTAAAATTATTTTTAGAAGTAAACATGGGTGCAACTGCAATTGGTACTGGAATTAATTCACATCCTGATTATTCTGAAACAGTTATAAATCATTTAGGCGATGTTACGGGCTTAAGTATTATGCTGGCAGGTAATCTTGTTGAAGCCACACAAGACACGGGCGCATTTATAATGTACTCATCTGCGGTTAAAAGATTAGCGGTTAAACTCTCAAAAATATGTAATGATTTGCGATTGCTTTCCTCGGGACCTCGAACCGGTATAAATGAAATTAATCTTCCTCCAATGCAGCCTGGTTCATCTATAATGCCAGGAAAAGTAAATCCTGTTATTCCCGAAGTTGTAAATCAAATTGCTTTTAAGGTTATTGGGAATGATCTAGTAGTAACAATGGCGGCTGAAGGTGGTCAGCTTGAACTAAATGTTTTTGAACCAGTAATTGTACAAAGTTTGTTTGAATCGATTGAAATGTTAAAAAATGGAATGATGACTTTAAAAGAAAAATGTATTGATGGAATAACAGCCAATGAAGATCGTTGCAGAGTACTTGTTGAGAAAAGTATTGGAATTGTTACCGCGTTAAATCCTGCATTAGGATATGAAACCTGCACAAAACTAGCTAAAGAAGCACTTGATACTAATCGAGGAGTTTATGAGTTAGTACTTGAGAAAAAACTTCTATCCAAAACTGAGTTGGATGATTTATTGAAACCCGAGAATATGATTAAACCGAGATAG
- a CDS encoding leucine--tRNA ligase: MRYPFTEIESKWQKFWEDNKTYKTDLSKTDKKLYTLVMFIYPSGAKLHIGHWFNYGPTDSWARFKKLQGYSVFEPIGYDAFGLPAENYAIKTGIHPLDSTLKNIEDIRVQLKSMGCMYDWDAELMTCAPEYYKWNQWIFLEMYKRGIAYRKFAPVNWCPKDQTVLANEYVVDGKCDRCGTQVVQKNLLQWFLKVTDYAEELLDGLNKLDWLDESILVQKNWIGRSEGAEVTFKVVSEVISKESSTEKSSTNISNQISPSGRNENTEELEIKVFTTRPDTLFGVTYVVLAPEHPLVDKITKPEFKAGVDDYRESTKKLTEIERTSTVKEKTGVPTGAYAINPVNGEKIPVWIADYALITYGTGCVMAVPAHDERDFEFATKFSLPIRKVILQDGTNENDEVKSAFTEVGTMVNSAQFNGIRSDEGITKVIKHLEENNFGKGKINYRIRDWSISRQRYWGTPIPIIHCPDCGEVPVDINELPVILPYNVDFTLGSGSPLSRNAEFINVKCPKCGSDAKRDADTMDTFVDSSWYYLRYLDPKISSSAFNIELAKNWTPVDMYVGGKEHLRGHLIYARFFHKFLRDIGLVSSDEPFSKLVHQGVITKDGKKMSKNLGNVVNPNEFTSKYGTDVLRMYLMFMGPYDQGGDWSDKGISGVERFVIRSYELFNQYNDIIKHASAKDKYDITSLSDDEKKVYRKLNQTLKKFSEEIEHFRFNTAIASLMELINELKVLESCSKEIQSYVLQRFASMLAPVAPHLGEECWQIIGNEKSIFQNPVVFEIDNEALIEDTVNIAVQVNGKLRATIPVPMNSEQDTVKRFVFADEKVNKFTEGKTIVKEIFVKNKIYNIVVK; this comes from the coding sequence ATGCGTTATCCTTTTACGGAAATAGAATCCAAGTGGCAAAAGTTTTGGGAAGATAATAAAACTTACAAAACTGATTTATCAAAAACGGACAAGAAACTTTACACGCTTGTAATGTTTATTTATCCTTCAGGTGCAAAGCTTCATATCGGTCATTGGTTTAACTACGGACCGACTGATAGCTGGGCACGTTTTAAAAAACTCCAGGGCTACAGTGTCTTTGAACCAATCGGCTATGACGCTTTTGGTTTACCTGCCGAAAATTATGCTATTAAAACCGGAATTCATCCGCTGGATAGTACTCTTAAAAATATTGAGGACATCCGTGTACAGCTTAAGAGTATGGGTTGTATGTATGATTGGGATGCGGAATTGATGACATGTGCGCCTGAGTATTACAAATGGAATCAATGGATATTTCTTGAAATGTATAAGCGGGGAATAGCGTATAGAAAATTTGCCCCTGTAAACTGGTGCCCTAAAGACCAGACGGTTCTTGCTAATGAATATGTTGTTGATGGTAAATGTGATAGATGCGGTACACAAGTCGTTCAGAAAAATCTTTTGCAATGGTTTTTAAAGGTTACTGATTATGCTGAAGAACTTCTTGATGGGCTCAACAAATTAGATTGGCTGGATGAATCTATTTTAGTTCAGAAAAACTGGATTGGTAGAAGTGAAGGTGCAGAAGTTACATTTAAAGTAGTTTCTGAAGTCATTTCGAAGGAGTCTTCGACTGAGAAATCTTCTACTAATATTAGTAATCAGATTTCTCCCTCCGGTCGAAATGAAAACACTGAAGAATTGGAAATAAAAGTTTTCACAACGCGTCCTGATACCTTATTCGGAGTTACTTATGTTGTACTTGCACCGGAACATCCTCTTGTTGATAAAATAACCAAACCAGAATTTAAAGCTGGTGTTGATGATTACCGTGAATCGACAAAAAAACTAACCGAGATTGAACGAACATCAACTGTAAAGGAAAAAACCGGAGTTCCGACAGGAGCTTATGCAATAAATCCTGTTAATGGTGAAAAAATTCCTGTCTGGATTGCTGATTATGCTCTTATCACTTATGGGACCGGCTGTGTTATGGCTGTTCCTGCACACGATGAAAGAGATTTTGAATTTGCCACTAAATTTAGTCTTCCAATCCGAAAAGTAATTTTGCAAGATGGAACAAATGAAAACGATGAAGTAAAATCTGCTTTTACTGAAGTTGGCACGATGGTAAATTCCGCACAATTTAATGGTATTCGTTCTGATGAAGGAATAACAAAAGTTATCAAGCATCTTGAAGAAAATAATTTTGGTAAGGGAAAAATCAATTATCGTATACGAGATTGGTCTATTTCCCGTCAACGGTATTGGGGAACCCCGATTCCGATTATTCATTGTCCAGATTGCGGCGAAGTTCCTGTTGATATTAATGAATTACCGGTTATTCTTCCTTATAATGTTGATTTTACACTTGGCAGTGGATCTCCTCTTTCTAGGAATGCAGAGTTTATAAATGTAAAATGTCCAAAGTGCGGATCTGATGCAAAACGCGACGCCGATACAATGGATACATTTGTAGATTCTTCATGGTATTATCTTCGTTATCTGGATCCCAAAATTTCTTCATCTGCGTTTAATATAGAACTAGCAAAAAATTGGACTCCAGTTGATATGTATGTTGGGGGAAAAGAACATTTAAGAGGTCATTTGATTTATGCAAGATTCTTTCACAAGTTTTTACGGGATATTGGTTTAGTTAGCAGCGATGAACCATTTTCAAAACTTGTACATCAAGGTGTTATAACAAAAGACGGCAAGAAGATGTCTAAGAATCTCGGTAATGTCGTTAATCCCAATGAGTTTACTTCCAAATATGGAACTGATGTTCTGAGAATGTATCTTATGTTTATGGGTCCTTACGATCAAGGCGGTGATTGGAGTGATAAGGGAATTTCCGGCGTGGAGCGTTTTGTGATCCGTAGTTATGAATTATTTAATCAGTATAATGATATTATCAAACATGCCTCTGCAAAAGACAAGTATGATATTACTTCTTTATCTGATGATGAGAAAAAAGTTTACCGCAAATTAAATCAGACTTTAAAAAAGTTTAGTGAAGAAATTGAGCATTTCAGATTTAATACTGCGATCGCTTCACTAATGGAGTTGATAAACGAGCTTAAAGTTTTAGAAAGTTGCAGTAAAGAAATTCAGAGTTATGTTTTGCAAAGATTTGCTTCGATGTTGGCTCCAGTTGCACCGCATCTTGGTGAGGAATGCTGGCAGATAATTGGTAATGAAAAATCAATCTTCCAGAATCCTGTTGTGTTTGAGATTGACAATGAAGCTTTGATTGAAGATACTGTAAATATTGCTGTTCAGGTTAATGGGAAATTACGCGCAACTATTCCAGTTCCTATGAACAGTGAACAGGATACAGTAAAGCGGTTTGTTTTTGCTGATGAAAAAGTAAATAAGTTTACTGAGGGCAAAACAATCGTTAAAGAAATATTTGTAAAAAATAAAATTTATAACATAGTAGTAAAGTAA
- a CDS encoding zinc ribbon domain-containing protein — translation MPIFEYKCKQCNSKFEVLHKSSLNQEEVSCPSCNSKENQKLLSTFSASGFSTNSSSCESGSCGTQPSYSGGCASGMCGLN, via the coding sequence ATGCCGATATTTGAATATAAATGTAAACAATGCAACTCAAAATTTGAAGTATTACATAAATCATCATTGAATCAAGAAGAAGTTAGCTGCCCAAGCTGTAATTCAAAAGAAAATCAAAAATTATTATCTACTTTTAGCGCATCAGGATTTTCAACAAATAGTTCAAGTTGTGAATCCGGTAGTTGTGGAACTCAACCATCCTACAGCGGCGGATGTGCTTCGGGAATGTGTGGATTAAATTAA